CATGCCCAAGATGATCAGCGTTTGGGACAACGGGCCGAACAGTCTGAGCACGTGCGGCCGCAGAACGAAAACGCCCGCCCCGATGACTATCGTGGCCGCCGTATATTCGATAAGATTTAAAATAAGCGTCACAGTTATTGATCCGGCAGGAAGCCCGTATGCGCCCATGAACAGCGCGCTGGCAGGCTGTCCTCCGGAGGCCGATGGCGTGATAGCGGAAAAGAACTGGTCTCCGGCGCTGTATAAAAGGGCGTGTCCGAAGTGCGTCCTGTATCCGAGGCCCTTAACTATGCATCGAAGCGACAGCGCCTCAAAGATGATAAATCCCATCGAGGAGATAAAAATCAGAAGCATCCATTGTGGCGGCGTAGCAAGCACAGTCGATAACAGCGACTCCAAAGACAGCGTCGCACTCTGTGCAAACACAGCCCGAATAACGAGTACAGATATCGCAACGGCGATAACGCCCCAAATCAGTTTTCGCCGCATATTCTCAGTTTAAACAGAACCGGGCATATCCCGTTTCTTTTGAATATCATGTCAACGTTCCTTCCTTTTGTTGGCGACGTTTAATTCATATATCTTCTCTCGGAAGCGCCGTGCCTATCTGCTTGCCGTACTCCACTCTTACTTCCTCTTCGTCATTCAATGATGACTGTAGCTGCGGCAGAAGCCTGATGCGGTCCTTCTGAAACAGAAGCACGATGGTGGATCCGGCAAAATCGAAATAACCCATTTCGTCGCCCTTTTGAACGCGGCAGTTCTCATGATGGTTGACGATACCGCCGACAGCCATGGCTCCTACCTCGATTTGAGCGACCGTGCCGAAATTATCCGTTTGGAAAATGGTTCGGCAGCGTCGGTTTAGCGTGTAGACCGGATAGCGTTCGAGAGCAGCAGGCTGTACGCTGTGAAGCGTGCCCTCTATGTATTTGTTTTCCTTTTGCAGGCCGCTGTCTATGTAGCAGTAGCGGTGATAATCGGAAGGGGTCAGGCGAATGATAAGGCAGTCCCCTTCGGAAAACAGCTGCGCCGAGTCAGTATCCAAAAGCAGCTCGTCGAGCTGATAGCGTATACCCTTTATGATGAAGCTTTTATCCGAAGATATCGGAAACGCGCAAAGCCAGCCGTCACACGGGCTAATAAGATGGTCGGGTGTTAAGTCCACGTCGTCCTTTTCGATTTTCCGGCAGAAGAAATCCCTGAAGCTTCGATACGCGCTTCCTTGTTCCAGCTTGATATTATGATTTCGCGCATACGTTCCTATCCACGGTCTCGACGCGCCGGAAGAGAGAAAACGCACTACTGCCCGCTGCACCGGAGCGCTCAGCATCAGGCGAAGCAAAGCATGTCCCACGGCGGAGCCGTATAGGAAGATCACGCCGCCGCTTTCCTTCACGATCCTTCCCTCCGAAGCTTCACCGTCCGATTCGCCGCAAATAGCATCGTCGGCGGCTTGGCGGTTGAAGCGCGGCTTTCGTATCTTGAACGGCGTCAAGAACAGACAGGACATAACCAAAAGAAGTATCGGCGCTATCCAGCGTATCGGCCACGAAAAGATATGTCCTGCCGCCATAAGCGCCGGAAAAACGAGCGCCGCCATGGTGACGGGAAGGCCGTGATAGAACCGACGCGGGCCGGACTCCAGCCGCTGCCTCTCCTCCTCGTCCACGTTGAACCATGCCAGACGTATAAGCGTACAAAGCATATATACGTCGCAGGAAGCAATGACAAAAGCGCTTCGACCTGCGGCATACCAAACAATCAGCGCAGGCAGGACGCCGAAGCAAACAAGGTCGCTGAAGGAGTCGATTTGAACGCCGAAGCGTTTCTCCTTCGCCGTACGCTTCATGGTAGACGCCAGAGTGCCGTCAAACATATCGCACACGCCGGCGATCACCAGACATATGAGCGCCGCACGCAGATCTCCCTGCGTTGCAAGCAGAATGCCGGTAAAACCTATGATCATTCCTGCATAAGTCAGGATGACGGTATAATTGTATACGCCGAGCATAAAACACCTTCCAGTAAGTCTCGTCTGCGGACTTTAGTAAATCGTTTCGGAGATCGTTAAGCTTCTTATTGAGAAGGCATAAACAGATCTAAAACGTTCGTCGGCCGACGCACTAAAAACAATACATGATTTTCTTATAGTTACAGCCTAAGCCATTGGCTTTCGGCACTTTATTCATTCTACCGCGACCTCCGCCGCATCGGAGGGATATTCCTCCGGCGCAGGCTCAGTGTATTCCTCCTCG
This Clostridia bacterium DNA region includes the following protein-coding sequences:
- a CDS encoding phosphatidylserine decarboxylase, whose product is MLGVYNYTVILTYAGMIIGFTGILLATQGDLRAALICLVIAGVCDMFDGTLASTMKRTAKEKRFGVQIDSFSDLVCFGVLPALIVWYAAGRSAFVIASCDVYMLCTLIRLAWFNVDEEERQRLESGPRRFYHGLPVTMAALVFPALMAAGHIFSWPIRWIAPILLLVMSCLFLTPFKIRKPRFNRQAADDAICGESDGEASEGRIVKESGGVIFLYGSAVGHALLRLMLSAPVQRAVVRFLSSGASRPWIGTYARNHNIKLEQGSAYRSFRDFFCRKIEKDDVDLTPDHLISPCDGWLCAFPISSDKSFIIKGIRYQLDELLLDTDSAQLFSEGDCLIIRLTPSDYHRYCYIDSGLQKENKYIEGTLHSVQPAALERYPVYTLNRRCRTIFQTDNFGTVAQIEVGAMAVGGIVNHHENCRVQKGDEMGYFDFAGSTIVLLFQKDRIRLLPQLQSSLNDEEEVRVEYGKQIGTALPREDI